One part of the Pseudemcibacter aquimaris genome encodes these proteins:
- the fbaA gene encoding class II fructose-bisphosphate aldolase, which yields MALKPGVVSGAEYAELVNACKEGGYALAAVNCVGTDSVNAVMEAAAKNNSDVIIQFSNGGAQFYAGAGMEDSFQAKVLGAVSAAQHVHLLAEHYGICAVLHTDHANMKLVPWVEELIKHSEAHHAATGRPLYSSHMLDLSEEDIDVNLNECARVLERMAKIDMSLEIELGITGGEEDGVGHDIDESADNSHLYTQPEDVLKAYDLLTPIGHFSVAASFGNVHGVYKPGNVQLRPEILKHSQDLVEQTHNTGAKPLNLVFHGGSGSEKDKIEAAISYGVFKMNIDTDTQFAFSEGVGRYVNEHPVAFKHQICPDEGTPQKKFYDPRKWLREGEKSFVARLDEAFEDLGSVGRSLAK from the coding sequence ATGGCACTAAAACCTGGCGTCGTAAGCGGCGCAGAATATGCTGAACTTGTTAACGCATGTAAGGAAGGTGGCTATGCGCTTGCAGCCGTAAACTGTGTTGGAACTGATTCAGTAAACGCAGTGATGGAAGCAGCAGCAAAAAACAACAGTGACGTCATTATCCAGTTCTCAAATGGGGGCGCACAATTTTACGCTGGTGCCGGTATGGAAGACAGCTTCCAAGCAAAGGTACTTGGTGCCGTATCAGCTGCGCAGCACGTGCATTTGCTTGCGGAACATTATGGTATCTGTGCTGTACTTCACACTGACCATGCAAACATGAAGCTTGTGCCATGGGTGGAAGAACTGATTAAACATTCAGAAGCGCATCACGCGGCAACTGGACGCCCGCTATATTCATCACATATGCTTGATCTTTCTGAAGAAGATATTGATGTGAACCTGAATGAATGTGCACGTGTTCTCGAACGCATGGCAAAAATCGACATGAGCCTTGAAATCGAACTGGGTATCACTGGTGGAGAAGAGGACGGTGTTGGCCATGATATTGATGAAAGCGCTGATAATTCACATCTATACACACAGCCGGAAGACGTTCTTAAAGCATATGATCTGCTGACACCGATCGGGCATTTCTCTGTTGCGGCGTCATTTGGTAACGTTCACGGTGTTTATAAACCGGGTAATGTGCAACTTCGTCCTGAAATCCTTAAACACAGTCAGGATCTGGTTGAACAAACACATAACACGGGTGCGAAACCGCTTAACCTTGTGTTTCATGGTGGTTCAGGTTCAGAAAAAGATAAGATTGAAGCCGCTATTTCATATGGTGTTTTCAAAATGAACATTGATACTGATACACAGTTTGCTTTCTCTGAAGGTGTTGGCAGATATGTGAATGAACATCCGGTTGCCTTTAAACATCAGATTTGTCCTGATGAAGGAACACCGCAGAAGAAATTCTATGACCCACGTAAATGGCTTCGTGAAGGTGAGAAATCATTTGTTGCTCGTCTTGATGAAGCATTCGAAGATCTGGGTTCAGTTGGACGCTCACTTGCAAAATAA
- the rpsK gene encoding 30S ribosomal protein S11, which translates to MATDKRVKRRERKNITNGVAHVNSTFNNTIITIADVQGNTISWSTAGAMGFKGSRKSTPYAAQIASEDAGKKAMEHGIKTLEVEVKGPGSGRESALRALMALGITITSIRDVTPIPHNGCRAPKRRRV; encoded by the coding sequence ATGGCTACTGATAAACGTGTAAAACGTAGAGAACGTAAAAACATTACCAATGGTGTTGCACATGTAAATAGTACATTCAACAACACTATCATTACTATTGCTGACGTACAGGGTAACACTATTTCCTGGTCAACAGCTGGTGCAATGGGCTTCAAGGGTTCACGTAAGTCAACTCCTTATGCTGCTCAGATCGCATCTGAAGATGCTGGTAAGAAAGCAATGGAACATGGCATTAAAACTCTTGAAGTTGAAGTTAAGGGACCAGGTTCTGGTCGCGAATCAGCTTTACGTGCATTAATGGCACTTGGTATTACTATTACATCGATTCGTGACGTGACACCTATTCCACATAATGGATGTCGTGCGCCGAAGCGTCGTAGAGTGTAA
- a CDS encoding RluA family pseudouridine synthase, with protein sequence MSGVSREYVKDNEAEWRLDKWFKVHFPGLSYGRLSKLLRKGDIRVNGKRAKANLRLEGGMEIRLPPLGKDERAAPKPQKHKKHLSEEDVDMMRSMVIYQDDSVIVLNKLPGLAVQGGTNTKKHVDGLLDALQGTKDERPKLVHRLDKDTSGVLVIARTGAAAKKLTESFKTRQTNKVYWALVKGKPPQQEGAVQAPLDKEPGTKGERMAVSEDGKRAITDFKVMDSAAGEVTWMAFRPVTGRTHQIRVHATVLDTPIVGDGKYGAKDAFVEGAVSKKLHLHARNLEIEHPNGGTLSVKATLPKHMSESFDMFGFDADDESNPFEEMDNV encoded by the coding sequence ATGTCTGGCGTTTCAAGGGAATATGTAAAAGATAACGAAGCCGAATGGCGACTGGATAAATGGTTTAAGGTTCATTTCCCGGGTTTAAGTTACGGCCGTCTTTCCAAATTGCTGCGTAAGGGTGATATTCGGGTGAATGGCAAACGCGCCAAGGCGAACCTGCGGCTTGAAGGCGGGATGGAAATTCGTTTGCCTCCGCTTGGAAAGGATGAACGCGCTGCCCCGAAACCACAAAAACATAAAAAACATCTTTCTGAAGAAGATGTGGATATGATGCGTTCCATGGTGATCTATCAGGATGATAGCGTTATTGTGTTAAATAAATTGCCGGGCCTTGCTGTGCAGGGTGGAACCAATACCAAAAAGCATGTTGACGGTTTACTGGATGCTTTACAAGGCACCAAAGACGAACGACCAAAACTGGTCCATAGACTTGATAAAGATACAAGCGGTGTCCTTGTAATCGCAAGAACAGGTGCAGCAGCAAAGAAACTGACCGAAAGCTTTAAAACCAGACAAACCAATAAAGTTTACTGGGCACTGGTAAAAGGAAAACCACCACAGCAGGAAGGCGCCGTCCAAGCGCCGCTTGATAAAGAGCCGGGAACAAAAGGCGAGCGTATGGCTGTTTCCGAGGATGGCAAGCGCGCAATTACCGATTTTAAAGTAATGGATAGTGCCGCCGGAGAAGTGACATGGATGGCGTTTCGTCCGGTGACGGGGCGCACCCATCAAATTCGTGTTCACGCAACCGTACTTGACACCCCGATTGTTGGAGATGGTAAGTACGGTGCCAAGGACGCATTCGTTGAAGGTGCCGTAAGCAAGAAACTGCATCTACATGCACGAAATCTTGAAATTGAACATCCAAATGGTGGCACATTATCTGTAAAGGCAACATTACCGAAACATATGAGTGAGAGTTTCGATATGTTTGGGTTTGATGCGGATGATGAAAGCAACCCGTTTGAGGAAATGGACAATGTCTGA
- a CDS encoding replication-associated recombination protein A — protein sequence MTDLFESAGLEQGAPRPLADRLRPKSISEVVGQGHLINPEGTLGRMLDAGHLSSLILWGPPGTGKTTTARLLAEHVDLYFEQISAVFSGVADLRKCFEAAKERRRTGKGTLLFVDEIHRFNRSQQDGFLPYVEDGTIVLVGATTENPSFELNAALLSRMQVLTLNRLDQDAMEELLGRAEALEDKKLPLTSDARVMLYNMADGDGRYLLNLAEILLGLNFDKDLDGNELLNVLQKRAPVYDKDREGHYNLISALHKSLRGSDTDAALYWSARMLAGGEDPLYILRRLVRFAVEDIGLADPQAIVQANAAKQLYEFLGSPEGDLAIAQLVIYLGTAPKSNASYMAHKKSLKRAKETGSLMPPMHILNAPTKMMKEMGYGKGYQYDHDAEDGFSGQNYFPEEINREQFYKPVNRGFEREVSKRLEYWAKMREEKN from the coding sequence ATGACGGATTTATTTGAAAGCGCAGGGTTAGAGCAGGGGGCGCCACGCCCATTAGCGGATCGACTGCGCCCGAAATCTATATCCGAAGTGGTTGGTCAGGGGCATTTGATCAATCCCGAAGGGACCCTTGGCCGCATGCTGGATGCGGGTCATTTATCATCACTTATACTTTGGGGGCCGCCGGGAACCGGTAAAACCACGACAGCAAGATTACTTGCGGAACATGTGGATTTATATTTCGAACAAATATCAGCCGTCTTTTCCGGTGTTGCCGATTTAAGAAAATGTTTTGAAGCCGCAAAAGAACGCCGCAGAACAGGAAAAGGTACACTTCTTTTCGTTGATGAAATTCACCGATTTAACAGATCACAACAGGATGGATTTTTGCCATATGTTGAGGACGGTACAATTGTCCTTGTCGGGGCGACAACGGAAAATCCGTCCTTTGAATTAAATGCCGCGCTTTTATCGCGAATGCAGGTGTTGACGCTTAACCGTCTTGATCAGGATGCGATGGAAGAATTGCTCGGACGGGCGGAAGCGTTAGAGGATAAGAAGTTACCGCTAACCAGTGATGCCCGTGTCATGTTGTATAATATGGCGGATGGTGATGGTAGGTATCTATTAAACCTCGCGGAAATATTGCTGGGTCTAAATTTCGATAAAGATTTAGATGGCAATGAATTGCTTAACGTTCTGCAAAAACGTGCGCCTGTTTATGACAAAGACCGCGAAGGACATTATAACCTTATTTCGGCATTACATAAATCGCTTAGGGGTTCTGATACGGATGCCGCGCTTTATTGGTCGGCGCGAATGCTTGCGGGTGGTGAAGATCCGCTTTATATCCTGCGCAGGCTGGTAAGATTTGCTGTAGAGGATATCGGCCTTGCTGATCCGCAGGCGATTGTTCAGGCGAATGCCGCAAAGCAGCTTTATGAATTTCTTGGTTCACCCGAAGGGGATTTGGCCATTGCACAGCTTGTGATTTATTTGGGGACTGCACCAAAATCAAATGCCTCTTATATGGCCCATAAAAAATCATTAAAACGGGCCAAGGAAACAGGTTCCTTAATGCCGCCGATGCATATTTTAAATGCCCCAACCAAAATGATGAAAGAAATGGGGTATGGTAAGGGCTATCAATATGACCATGATGCGGAAGATGGTTTTTCAGGGCAGAATTATTTTCCAGAAGAAATAAACCGTGAACAATTTTATAAACCGGTAAACCGTGGTTTCGAACGCGAAGTTTCAAAACGCCTTGAATATTGGGCGAAGATGCGAGAAGAAAAGAATTAA
- a CDS encoding DNA-directed RNA polymerase subunit alpha, whose translation MIQNNWQELIKPTTLEITQKGEGRKKAKIVAEPLERGFGMTLGNALRRVLLSSLQGAAVTSVHIDNVLHEFSSIAGVREDVTDIILNIKKLAVSVEEEFEGSRRLTLQATGPGEVTAADIEEVNGVTIHNPELVICHLDDGADLRMELTVSTGKGYVAAVNNRADDAPIGLIPVDSIFSPVTRVSYKVDNTREGQILDYDKLTMDIETNGTVTPEDAIAFAARILQDQLQTFINFDEPEDTSADKESDEPEFNRNLLRRVDELELSVRSANCLKNDNIVYIGDLVRKTEAEMLRTPNFGRKSLNEIKEVLSSMGLRLGMENPGWPPENIEELVKKLEQEF comes from the coding sequence GTGATCCAAAATAACTGGCAAGAGCTAATTAAACCGACCACCCTTGAGATTACTCAAAAAGGTGAAGGACGTAAAAAAGCAAAGATCGTAGCAGAACCACTAGAGCGTGGCTTTGGTATGACACTTGGTAACGCGCTTCGTCGTGTGCTTTTATCGTCTTTACAAGGTGCGGCTGTAACTTCCGTACATATCGACAATGTACTTCATGAATTTTCATCAATCGCTGGCGTGCGTGAAGATGTGACAGATATTATTCTGAACATCAAAAAGCTTGCTGTAAGCGTTGAAGAAGAATTTGAAGGTTCACGTCGCTTGACATTACAGGCAACTGGTCCTGGTGAAGTTACTGCGGCTGATATCGAAGAAGTTAACGGCGTTACTATTCATAACCCTGAACTGGTTATTTGTCATCTTGACGATGGTGCTGATCTTCGTATGGAACTGACAGTAAGCACTGGTAAAGGTTACGTTGCGGCTGTTAACAACCGCGCTGATGATGCACCGATTGGTCTTATTCCGGTTGATAGTATCTTCTCACCAGTAACACGTGTCAGCTATAAAGTTGATAACACACGTGAAGGTCAGATCCTTGACTATGATAAACTGACTATGGATATCGAAACCAATGGTACAGTGACACCGGAAGATGCGATTGCATTTGCTGCTCGTATTCTTCAGGATCAGCTTCAAACATTCATCAACTTTGATGAGCCAGAAGATACTTCAGCAGATAAAGAATCTGACGAGCCTGAATTTAACCGTAATCTTCTTCGTCGCGTTGACGAACTTGAACTATCTGTTCGTTCGGCCAACTGCCTTAAGAATGATAACATCGTTTACATTGGTGATCTTGTACGCAAGACAGAAGCAGAAATGCTTCGTACACCAAACTTCGGTCGTAAGTCACTGAATGAAATTAAAGAAGTTCTTTCCTCAATGGGTCTTCGTCTTGGAATGGAAAATCCAGGATGGCCACCAGAGAATATTGAAGAACTTGTGAAGAAACTGGAACAAGAATTTTAA
- the crcB gene encoding fluoride efflux transporter CrcB, protein MNMILAVAAGGAIGATGRFLVGRMMFTLMGPGFPYGTLAVNIIGSFMIGLLIEALALKFNASHTMQGFLVIGILGGFTTFSAFSMEVGLMMERGELGTAAIYAFGSVLLGLGALFSGLYIGRTFF, encoded by the coding sequence ATGAACATGATTTTAGCAGTGGCGGCTGGTGGTGCCATTGGTGCGACGGGACGGTTTCTGGTTGGTCGCATGATGTTTACCCTTATGGGGCCTGGTTTTCCGTATGGCACGTTGGCCGTTAATATCATCGGGTCGTTTATGATCGGTTTATTGATTGAGGCGTTGGCGCTTAAATTTAACGCAAGTCACACCATGCAGGGTTTTTTGGTCATTGGTATTCTTGGTGGTTTTACGACCTTTTCTGCCTTTTCAATGGAAGTGGGACTGATGATGGAACGGGGGGAGCTGGGTACAGCCGCGATTTATGCATTTGGTTCTGTTCTTTTGGGGCTAGGTGCGCTATTTAGCGGTCTTTATATCGGAAGAACTTTTTTTTAA
- a CDS encoding SAM-dependent methyltransferase, translated as MFPLSIFLNKLIQQGTLNIIDAKGKKHCFSGSPEPEVTIKFNDSSLLWKIFLKPDLKAGEAYMDGALTIEPPHNVFDFLNLITKNMEWRPDNPFHLMGGDPYSRFKGWLGQINWPGKSKDNVAHHYDLSDGLYDLFLDPSRQYSSAYFINNDDSLEQAQENKKDLIAKKLFLKDTHEVLDIGCGWGGLALHINKYSGAKVTGVTLSEEQLKVAQENAKDNDRVNYRLQDYRLVPEQYDRVVSVGMFEHVGRKQYQTFFNKVYEALNEDGIALIHTIGRADGPGETDPWTKKYIFPGGYAPALSEIAPAIEKSGLYITDMEVLRLHYAKTLAEWRKRVDANKEKIIELYDDRFLRMWEFYLASAECAFRNLGHVVFQFQLAKKQENIPLHRRYLWE; from the coding sequence ATGTTTCCGTTATCAATATTTTTAAATAAGCTTATTCAGCAGGGTACTTTAAATATTATTGACGCAAAAGGAAAGAAACATTGTTTTTCTGGATCGCCCGAACCCGAAGTCACCATTAAATTTAACGACAGTTCGCTTCTTTGGAAAATATTTTTAAAACCTGACCTTAAAGCCGGTGAAGCTTATATGGATGGAGCGCTCACCATAGAACCGCCCCATAATGTTTTTGATTTTTTAAACCTGATCACCAAAAATATGGAATGGCGGCCTGATAATCCCTTTCACCTGATGGGGGGTGATCCCTATAGCCGTTTTAAAGGATGGCTAGGGCAAATTAATTGGCCAGGAAAATCAAAAGATAACGTCGCCCATCATTATGACCTTTCCGATGGTTTATATGATTTATTCCTTGATCCAAGCAGGCAGTATTCATCCGCATATTTCATAAATAATGATGACAGTTTGGAACAGGCGCAGGAAAACAAAAAAGACCTGATTGCCAAGAAACTTTTCTTAAAAGACACCCATGAGGTTCTTGATATCGGTTGCGGCTGGGGCGGCCTTGCTTTGCATATCAATAAATATTCAGGCGCAAAGGTCACTGGCGTGACATTAAGCGAAGAACAGTTAAAAGTCGCCCAAGAAAACGCGAAAGACAATGATCGCGTGAATTACCGTCTTCAGGATTACCGACTTGTTCCGGAACAATATGACCGCGTGGTATCGGTTGGCATGTTTGAACATGTTGGTAGAAAACAATATCAAACATTTTTTAATAAGGTATATGAAGCCTTAAATGAGGACGGTATCGCATTGATCCACACCATTGGACGCGCCGACGGTCCGGGGGAAACAGATCCATGGACCAAGAAATATATTTTTCCAGGCGGTTATGCACCCGCCCTTTCCGAAATTGCACCTGCCATTGAAAAAAGCGGCCTGTATATTACCGATATGGAAGTGCTTCGCCTTCATTATGCAAAAACATTGGCCGAATGGCGCAAGCGCGTGGATGCGAATAAGGAAAAAATCATAGAACTATATGATGACCGATTTTTAAGAATGTGGGAATTTTACCTTGCTAGTGCAGAATGCGCCTTTAGAAACCTTGGCCATGTGGTTTTTCAATTCCAGCTTGCGAAAAAACAGGAAAACATTCCGTTACATAGGCGGTATCTTTGGGAATAG
- a CDS encoding adenylate kinase — MIIILLGPPGAGKGTQAQRIESSQGLVQLSTGDMLRAAVAAETEVGKKAKDFMEAGKLVTDEIVVGIIADRIEEEDCKNGFLLDGFPRTVAQAEALDNMLDQKNLKLDAVIEMQVDDGALVDRITGRYTCSECNQGYHDKNLKPKVDGVCDNCGSTNFKRRADDNKETVTSRLESYHAQTAPLLPYYGDKGVLKSVDGMADIDDVTAQINDVLGNLS, encoded by the coding sequence ATGATCATTATTTTACTTGGACCACCAGGTGCCGGCAAAGGCACACAGGCACAAAGAATTGAAAGCTCTCAAGGTCTAGTTCAGCTATCCACAGGAGATATGCTTAGAGCAGCAGTGGCCGCAGAGACAGAAGTTGGTAAAAAAGCCAAAGATTTCATGGAAGCAGGGAAACTTGTAACAGATGAAATCGTTGTAGGAATTATCGCGGACCGTATCGAGGAAGAAGATTGCAAGAATGGTTTCTTGCTTGATGGTTTCCCACGGACCGTAGCACAGGCGGAAGCCTTGGATAATATGCTTGATCAGAAAAATCTAAAGCTCGATGCTGTCATCGAGATGCAGGTTGATGATGGAGCACTCGTGGACCGTATTACAGGTCGTTACACATGTAGCGAATGTAACCAAGGTTATCACGATAAAAACCTTAAGCCGAAAGTTGATGGCGTCTGCGACAACTGTGGCTCTACGAATTTCAAACGCCGGGCGGATGATAATAAGGAAACTGTTACATCTCGCTTGGAAAGCTACCATGCTCAAACAGCACCACTATTACCATATTATGGTGATAAGGGTGTCTTGAAATCGGTAGACGGGATGGCTGACATCGATGATGTTACCGCCCAAATTAATGATGTATTGGGTAACTTGTCATAG
- the secY gene encoding preprotein translocase subunit SecY: MASAAEQLAGNLSFSSFSKATELKQRIWFALLALMVYRLATYLPLPGIDPVALEQMFTQNQGGILGMLDLFNGGAIQRMSVIALGIMPYISASIIMQLAQSMSPKLKELKKMGEAGRRTLNQYTRYGTVLLCIVQSYAIATGLESGIAIEPGMFFRMTTVITLVGGTMFLVWLGEQITARGIGNGISLIIFAGIVAQLPSAIVSTLDMSAKGTLGGPLVIVALLVMVVAVIAGIVFVERAQRRLLIQYPKRQQANGMTQGEQSHMPLKLNTAGVIPPIFASSLLMMPMSLAGFASADSPDWVTTATALLGPGQPLYMLFYVVGIVFFCFFYTALVFNPEETADNLKKYGGFIPGIRPGKNTAKYLDYVLTRLTVVGAIYLCIICLLPEILRAQYAIPFYFGGTSLLIVVNVTMDTVGQIHSHLMAHQYEGLMKKSKLRGGKRRRR; this comes from the coding sequence ATGGCATCAGCAGCGGAACAGTTAGCAGGCAACCTTAGTTTCAGTTCTTTTTCAAAAGCAACTGAACTAAAACAACGTATATGGTTTGCCTTACTTGCACTTATGGTATATCGCTTGGCGACATATCTTCCGCTGCCTGGCATCGACCCTGTTGCGCTTGAACAAATGTTCACGCAAAATCAGGGCGGTATCCTTGGAATGCTAGATCTGTTTAACGGTGGCGCTATCCAGCGGATGAGCGTCATCGCACTTGGCATTATGCCATATATCTCTGCGTCTATTATCATGCAGTTAGCCCAATCTATGAGCCCTAAGCTTAAAGAATTAAAGAAAATGGGTGAGGCAGGACGACGCACACTAAACCAATATACGCGTTACGGTACAGTGCTTCTTTGTATTGTTCAGTCATATGCGATTGCTACTGGTCTTGAGAGTGGTATCGCGATTGAACCTGGCATGTTCTTCCGTATGACAACTGTTATTACCCTTGTTGGCGGTACAATGTTCCTTGTATGGCTTGGTGAACAAATTACAGCACGTGGTATTGGTAATGGTATCTCACTAATTATTTTCGCGGGTATTGTTGCACAGCTTCCATCAGCGATCGTAAGTACACTTGATATGAGTGCCAAGGGCACATTAGGTGGGCCGCTTGTGATCGTAGCACTTCTTGTGATGGTTGTTGCTGTAATCGCAGGTATCGTGTTCGTAGAGCGTGCACAACGCCGTCTACTTATTCAATATCCGAAAAGACAACAAGCTAACGGCATGACACAAGGTGAGCAATCACATATGCCGCTTAAGCTAAATACTGCTGGTGTTATTCCACCGATCTTTGCGTCATCACTTCTTATGATGCCAATGTCGCTTGCTGGTTTCGCATCTGCTGATAGCCCTGATTGGGTGACAACAGCGACTGCGCTGCTTGGCCCTGGTCAGCCGCTATATATGCTGTTTTATGTTGTTGGTATCGTTTTCTTCTGTTTCTTCTATACAGCGCTTGTATTCAACCCTGAAGAAACAGCAGACAATCTGAAAAAATATGGTGGTTTTATTCCGGGTATTCGTCCGGGTAAAAACACAGCAAAATATCTTGATTATGTATTAACCCGTTTGACTGTTGTTGGTGCGATTTATCTTTGTATCATTTGTTTGCTGCCGGAAATTTTAAGAGCGCAATATGCAATTCCTTTCTACTTCGGTGGTACATCACTTCTTATCGTTGTGAACGTGACAATGGATACTGTTGGCCAAATCCACAGTCATCTTATGGCACACCAATATGAAGGCCTGATGAAAAAATCAAAACTTCGTGGTGGAAAGAGGCGTCGCAGATGA
- the rplQ gene encoding 50S ribosomal protein L17 has protein sequence MRHRKAGRKLNKTSSHRKAMFANMASALLKHEQIITTLPKAKELRPIVERLITLGKRGSLHARRQAISKLPASDKAIVQKLFDELAERYKERNGGYTRVLKAGFRHGDAAPVAVIELVDRNEDAKGQDSGPVFDDIEDEAVA, from the coding sequence ATGCGCCATCGTAAAGCTGGGCGTAAGCTTAACAAAACAAGTTCACATCGCAAAGCGATGTTTGCGAACATGGCTTCAGCGCTTCTAAAGCATGAGCAAATTATTACAACACTGCCGAAGGCAAAAGAACTTCGCCCGATTGTTGAACGTCTAATCACGCTTGGTAAGCGTGGTTCACTTCACGCACGTCGTCAAGCGATCTCTAAACTGCCTGCGTCAGACAAAGCAATCGTTCAAAAACTTTTTGACGAGCTAGCAGAACGTTATAAAGAGCGTAACGGTGGTTACACTCGTGTTCTTAAAGCTGGTTTCCGTCACGGTGATGCTGCACCAGTAGCAGTGATCGAACTGGTTGACCGTAACGAAGACGCTAAAGGTCAGGACAGTGGTCCGGTTTTTGACGATATCGAAGACGAAGCAGTAGCTTAA
- the rpsM gene encoding 30S ribosomal protein S13: MARISGVNIPTAKRVEIALTYIHGIGLTSAKEICKKNGISPERRVNDLSDAEVIKIRETIDEEYLVEGDRRREVAMNLKRLLDLGTYRGLRHRKRLPVRGQRTSTNARTRKGKRIAIAGKKK; this comes from the coding sequence GTGGCGCGTATTTCTGGCGTTAATATACCCACTGCCAAAAGAGTGGAAATCGCATTAACCTACATCCATGGGATCGGGTTAACATCTGCGAAAGAAATTTGTAAGAAAAACGGCATTTCGCCTGAGCGTCGTGTAAACGACCTTAGCGATGCTGAAGTAATCAAGATTCGTGAAACAATCGACGAAGAATACCTTGTAGAAGGTGACCGTCGTCGTGAAGTTGCCATGAACCTTAAACGTTTACTTGACCTTGGTACATACCGTGGCCTACGTCACCGTAAGAGATTACCTGTTCGTGGTCAACGCACTAGCACCAATGCCCGTACCCGTAAAGGTAAGCGCATTGCGATTGCCGGTAAGAAGAAATAA
- a CDS encoding Do family serine endopeptidase, translating to MKYIIKIGLGLFSLIAITLFMMNGTMQSSSNAQVSNKRVPTSDTEVKLSYAPVVREAAPAVVNIYTKRVVRTRTSPFLNDPFFSRFFGGSSAPRERIERSLGSGVIVREEGVVITNHHVIDGADEITVALSDRREFEAEVILMDESTDLAVLRIEPSGEPLTILEFSNSDDVEVGDLVLAIGNPFGVGQSVTSGIVSALARTQVGDDAYQFFIQTDAAVNPGNSGGALVGMDGKLVGINTSIYSRSGGSNGIGFAIPVKMVDFVLNAALNDGEIIRPWFGATGQAVSSEIAESLGFDRPGGVLVDNVYPDSPADRGGLEPGDVILSIDGEEIFDTQGLRYFIGLGRIGGETVLEVLKGDDSRTLTIELEAAPEDPPRNITTLDGDHIFENVEVGNLSPAFSSELGINLFEKGVIILDIPRSSPVRRLNVLRPGDIFDRIDNEDIDTVEGLEDALDDAESDISFAVRRNGRLIECQARGRNSYSCR from the coding sequence ATGAAATATATTATCAAAATTGGTTTAGGTCTTTTCTCGCTTATCGCGATAACGCTTTTCATGATGAATGGCACGATGCAGTCATCATCAAATGCACAAGTTTCCAATAAACGTGTGCCGACATCGGATACGGAAGTGAAGTTATCATATGCACCCGTTGTGCGTGAAGCCGCACCAGCGGTTGTGAATATTTATACTAAACGAGTGGTTAGAACCCGTACATCACCATTTTTAAATGATCCATTTTTTAGCCGTTTCTTCGGTGGATCATCCGCCCCGCGTGAACGTATTGAAAGATCACTTGGTTCCGGTGTGATCGTCCGCGAAGAAGGCGTTGTAATTACCAATCACCATGTGATCGATGGCGCTGATGAAATTACCGTGGCACTATCCGATCGCCGCGAATTTGAAGCCGAAGTCATTTTGATGGATGAAAGTACTGACCTTGCGGTTCTGCGCATTGAACCATCGGGTGAGCCGCTAACCATTTTAGAATTTAGTAATAGCGATGATGTTGAAGTCGGTGACCTTGTGCTTGCGATCGGTAACCCGTTCGGTGTTGGGCAATCAGTGACCAGTGGAATTGTTTCAGCACTTGCAAGAACACAAGTGGGTGATGATGCCTATCAATTTTTCATTCAAACTGATGCAGCGGTTAATCCAGGAAACAGTGGCGGTGCGCTTGTGGGGATGGATGGTAAGCTTGTAGGTATCAATACGTCCATTTATTCGCGTTCTGGTGGCTCAAACGGGATTGGCTTTGCTATTCCGGTTAAAATGGTCGATTTTGTGCTCAATGCCGCTTTAAATGATGGTGAGATCATCCGCCCGTGGTTTGGTGCGACAGGGCAGGCGGTTTCATCGGAAATTGCCGAAAGTTTAGGGTTTGATCGCCCGGGCGGCGTTCTTGTGGATAATGTATATCCGGATAGCCCGGCTGATCGTGGTGGGTTAGAACCGGGTGATGTGATTTTATCAATCGACGGCGAAGAAATTTTTGACACGCAAGGTTTAAGATATTTTATTGGTCTTGGCCGTATTGGCGGCGAAACTGTTCTTGAGGTTCTAAAAGGGGACGACAGTCGTACTCTGACTATTGAACTGGAAGCCGCGCCGGAAGACCCGCCAAGAAATATCACGACCCTCGATGGGGATCATATCTTTGAAAATGTTGAGGTAGGCAACCTATCACCGGCATTTTCATCGGAACTTGGTATTAATCTTTTTGAAAAAGGCGTGATCATTCTGGATATCCCGAGATCAAGCCCAGTACGCCGTTTAAATGTACTGCGTCCAGGTGATATTTTCGACCGAATTGATAATGAAGACATTGATACGGTTGAGGGACTAGAAGATGCTCTTGATGATGCAGAATCAGACATTTCATTCGCTGTGCGCCGTAATGGCAGACTGATAGAATGTCAGGCCCGAGGCCGTAACAGTTATAGCTGCAGGTAA